Proteins co-encoded in one Haloarcula pelagica genomic window:
- the hisD gene encoding histidinol dehydrogenase, translating into MNVRSVADLGPDERAALFDRDAGVEAVRDDVRDIVSQVRQEGDVALRRFASEFDGVEVGNVDITDAAERAYDDLNDELVTAIEHAADNIRAFHERQVPEDWRETVDGRELGRRFRPLDSAGVYAPGGTAAYPSSALMGVIPAKVAGVEHVAVATPPAETINPVTLAAIHVAGADAVYQVGGAQAIAALAYGTETVSATDIVVGPGNRWVTAAKAEVRGDVAIDFLAGPSEVLVVADGTADPELVAADLVAQAEHDENASVVAVTDDEALAEAVVEAVDEQAAGREREAVIRSALDNDASAVLHARSMSEAVLFAEEYAAEHLSIQADDDEELLERIPSAGSVFLGPDSPVAAGDYATGTNHVLPTGGGARVTGGLSVDTFVRSTTVQRLSHDALADLSETVTTLAEAEGLEAHAESVRKRFED; encoded by the coding sequence ATGAACGTACGTTCCGTCGCAGACCTCGGGCCGGACGAGCGCGCGGCGCTGTTCGACCGTGACGCCGGCGTCGAGGCCGTCCGCGACGACGTGAGGGATATCGTCTCGCAGGTCCGCCAGGAGGGCGACGTTGCCCTCCGTCGGTTCGCGAGCGAGTTCGACGGTGTCGAAGTCGGCAACGTCGACATCACCGACGCCGCCGAACGCGCCTACGACGACCTCAACGACGAACTCGTCACCGCGATCGAACACGCCGCCGACAACATCAGGGCGTTCCACGAGCGCCAGGTCCCCGAGGACTGGCGCGAGACCGTCGACGGACGGGAACTGGGCCGGCGGTTCCGGCCGCTCGACAGCGCCGGCGTCTACGCGCCCGGCGGGACCGCTGCCTACCCGTCCAGCGCCTTGATGGGTGTCATCCCCGCCAAGGTGGCCGGTGTCGAGCACGTCGCCGTCGCCACACCGCCCGCAGAGACGATCAATCCCGTGACGCTGGCCGCCATCCACGTCGCCGGCGCCGACGCCGTCTACCAGGTCGGCGGGGCACAGGCCATCGCGGCACTGGCATACGGGACCGAGACGGTCAGCGCGACCGATATCGTCGTCGGCCCGGGCAACCGCTGGGTGACAGCGGCGAAAGCCGAGGTCCGTGGCGATGTCGCGATCGACTTCCTGGCCGGCCCCTCCGAGGTCCTCGTCGTCGCCGACGGGACCGCCGACCCCGAACTGGTCGCGGCCGACCTGGTCGCACAGGCCGAACACGACGAGAACGCCTCTGTCGTCGCGGTGACCGACGACGAAGCGCTGGCCGAGGCCGTCGTCGAAGCGGTCGACGAACAGGCCGCCGGTCGGGAACGCGAAGCGGTCATCCGGAGCGCGCTCGACAACGACGCGTCGGCCGTGCTCCACGCCCGCTCGATGAGCGAGGCCGTGCTGTTCGCCGAGGAGTACGCCGCCGAACACCTCTCGATCCAGGCCGACGACGACGAGGAACTGCTCGAACGGATTCCCTCCGCGGGGTCGGTGTTCCTCGGTCCGGACAGTCCGGTCGCCGCCGGCGACTACGCGACCGGCACGAACCACGTGCTGCCGACCGGCGGCGGCGCTCGCGTGACCGGCGGGCTCTCGGTCGACACGTTCGTCCGGTCGACGACCGTCCAGCGGCTCTCACACGATGCGCTCGCGGATCTCTCGGAGACGGTCACGACGCTCGCCGAGGCCGAGGGGCTCGAAGCCCACGCCGAGAGCGTCCGCAAGCGGTTCGAGGACTGA
- a CDS encoding dodecin, translating into MVFKKITLIGTSSESFDAAADDAIERAEKTLDNLKWVEVEELGVEIGSVEGREYQAEVVVAFELEE; encoded by the coding sequence ATGGTGTTCAAGAAGATCACCCTCATCGGGACGAGTTCCGAGAGTTTCGACGCCGCCGCGGACGACGCGATCGAGCGCGCCGAGAAGACGCTTGACAACCTCAAGTGGGTAGAAGTCGAGGAGCTAGGCGTCGAGATCGGGAGCGTCGAAGGCAGGGAGTATCAGGCGGAAGTCGTCGTCGCGTTCGAACTCGAAGAGTGA
- a CDS encoding J domain-containing protein has translation MDTFYSALGVTPDDDTERIRQAYREQVKRHHPDVSDAADASERFTRLTTAKEVLTDADERARYDRLGHETYLRRSSNLAGWNATAGATTEPGTVSAAASEAANEQVDRRGPAARTATPDQQTRGGTTAYGTAASYYTPGQRVGTAQSTGVGAVLGSLSKLDTAVVLHALLLVSSIVVASVFLVAGAVGVISTFVGAVLGVSMVGITVFVSALLVAANV, from the coding sequence GTGGACACATTCTACAGCGCACTCGGAGTCACCCCCGACGACGACACGGAGCGGATCCGCCAGGCGTATCGGGAACAGGTCAAGCGACACCACCCCGACGTGAGCGACGCCGCTGACGCGTCCGAGCGGTTCACGCGGCTCACGACGGCCAAGGAAGTCCTCACAGACGCCGACGAGCGGGCGCGGTACGACCGACTGGGCCACGAGACGTACCTCCGGCGCAGTTCGAACCTCGCCGGCTGGAACGCGACCGCGGGAGCCACGACCGAACCCGGCACCGTCAGTGCGGCCGCAAGCGAGGCCGCCAATGAGCAGGTCGACAGGCGGGGACCGGCCGCACGGACCGCGACACCGGATCAGCAGACGCGCGGGGGGACGACGGCCTACGGGACCGCAGCGAGCTACTACACGCCGGGACAGCGGGTCGGGACGGCGCAGTCGACCGGTGTCGGTGCCGTCCTCGGGAGCCTCAGCAAACTCGACACCGCCGTGGTGCTCCACGCGTTGTTGCTCGTCAGTTCGATCGTCGTCGCGTCGGTGTTCCTGGTCGCCGGCGCCGTCGGTGTGATCTCGACGTTCGTCGGCGCCGTCCTCGGCGTCTCGATGGTCGGGATCACCGTGTTCGTCTCCGCACTCCTCGTCGCCGCGAACGTGTAG
- a CDS encoding DUF1684 domain-containing protein — MSDSPDGWAEQLRANRAEKDRFFAEHRQSPIPPAERDGFDGLAYFDPDPAYRVTATVTVHEAPETLDLETTDGPPVRYERVATLSFAIDGTDCELAGYRQPDEEAATLFVPFRDKTTGQQTYGNGRYIELELDGALTDGQEIPLDFNLAYAPFCAYSETFSCPLPPEENWLEVAVEAGERSR; from the coding sequence ATGAGCGACAGTCCCGACGGCTGGGCCGAGCAACTCCGTGCGAACCGCGCCGAGAAGGACCGGTTTTTCGCCGAGCACCGCCAGTCACCGATCCCGCCAGCAGAGCGCGACGGGTTCGACGGTCTGGCGTACTTCGACCCGGACCCGGCGTACCGTGTCACCGCGACGGTGACCGTCCACGAGGCGCCGGAGACCCTCGATCTGGAGACGACCGACGGGCCGCCGGTTCGGTACGAGCGGGTCGCCACACTCTCGTTCGCCATCGACGGCACCGACTGCGAACTGGCCGGCTATCGACAGCCCGACGAGGAGGCAGCGACGCTTTTCGTCCCCTTCCGCGACAAGACCACCGGACAGCAGACCTACGGGAACGGTCGGTACATCGAACTCGAACTCGACGGCGCGCTGACCGACGGCCAGGAGATCCCGCTGGATTTCAACCTGGCGTACGCGCCGTTCTGTGCGTACAGCGAGACGTTCTCCTGCCCGCTCCCGCCGGAGGAGAACTGGCTGGAAGTCGCCGTCGAAGCCGGCGAGCGGTCCCGGTAG
- a CDS encoding HesB/IscA family protein gives MSSTADDGEPEPNPDRTAVAVSEQAAEEALELLTSEGMDTDVAGLRLFVQQGGCAGLSYGMRFEHEPEDDDTVYERNGLRVFVDGASLDYISGSVLDYEGGLQGAGFHVENPNIVSECGCGESFRT, from the coding sequence ATGAGCAGCACAGCCGACGACGGCGAACCGGAACCGAACCCGGACCGGACGGCCGTCGCCGTCAGCGAACAGGCGGCCGAGGAAGCACTGGAGCTACTGACCAGTGAAGGGATGGACACCGATGTCGCCGGGCTCCGCTTGTTCGTCCAGCAGGGCGGGTGTGCGGGCCTCTCCTACGGGATGCGGTTCGAGCACGAACCGGAGGACGACGATACGGTCTACGAGCGCAACGGGCTCCGGGTGTTCGTCGACGGCGCCAGCCTGGACTACATCTCGGGGTCGGTACTGGACTACGAGGGCGGCCTCCAGGGGGCCGGTTTCCACGTCGAGAACCCCAACATCGTCAGCGAGTGTGGCTGTGGCGAGTCGTTCCGGACGTAG